The following proteins are encoded in a genomic region of Nakaseomyces glabratus chromosome J, complete sequence:
- the ARP5 gene encoding actin-related protein ARP5 (CAGL0J10054g~Ortholog(s) have ATP-dependent 3'-5' DNA helicase activity, role in ATP-dependent chromatin remodeling, nucleosome mobilization, regulation of nucleosome density and Ino80 complex, cytosol localization), which translates to MSREVSRDASLTPLRVDIIEDPPLRNSYEHFIDSATYDPNIPIAIDFGSYELRAGYTNISRPSHIFPNRFSKYRDRKTNKYLPCIGYDTWLDQTTRSQARSPFDGPLVVNWDMVEDILQYTFHHLGVQPDNGVTNPIIINEKLACLQSQRSNWYQTLFESFGVPKVSMAVEGMLAFYGHNGGSSTGIVIDCGYEDTNVIPIVEGQGMMLDAKRINWGGHSSIDYLSNLLYLKYPYFPTKLSYLQYEKMYKDYCYVSQDYETDIEGYLTLGNLENKNVVVEAPFVEVQAPQKSEEELRIQAEKRKESGKRLQEQARIKRKERLVQKREEYEYFSKVKEQLEGEPKKKVLAVLQSAGFDDERDFKKYLYNVQRSIKKAEALELSEAVDEAEEEENMEGKFDLVDIPDEQLNEEQKQEKKVQKLLKANYDARQKAKEEKERILKEVEEQKKKDEEWRSTDFNGWLKDKRNRLHDLMQKRKEKLKLKEDMKDRKSQVAQNRMKNLANLAEDNARGTKRTRQQATIDNDPNDTFGANDEDWMVYNDITQNPEALDEAIEDEYKEIVDLEGILLEYDPNFTEEDTLDAQYDWRNSVFHLFLRGPRPHDSENIHEQHQMHINVERIRVPEVMFQPILGGQDQAGITEICETIITKKFGSTPRNLSQQSLDMAKNVWLVGGNAQVPGLKSRVVKEFTEFLPSDTKINVNISEAPTLDVWNGMYRLANTEEDYQRTIVTSEEYDECGVDYLKEHKLSNVPYFE; encoded by the coding sequence ATGAGTAGAGAGGTTTCTAGGGACGCATCCCTAACTCCATTGAGAGTTGATATAATTGAAGACCCGCCATTACGGAACAGCTATGAGCACTTTATTGACAGCGCAACTTATGATCCCAATATTCCTATAGCCATTGACTTCGGGTCTTATGAATTGAGGGCAGGTTACACCAACATATCGAGGCCGTCGCATATATTCCCGAATAGATTCTCGAAATATCGTGATAGAAAGACGAACAAGTATTTGCCTTGTATAGGTTACGACACATGGCTGGATCAAACCACTAGATCACAGGCAAGAAGTCCATTTGATGGGCCGTTGGTGGTCAACTGGGATATGGTTGAAGACATTCTTCAATATACGTTTCATCACTTGGGTGTTCAACCTGATAATGGTGTGACAAACCCAATCATAATAAATGAGAAACTAGCGTGCCTACAGTCTCAACGATCTAATTGGTATCAAACTTTGTTTGAGTCGTTCGGAGTCCCAAAGGTCTCGATGGCTGTAGAGGGCATGTTAGCATTCTATGGTCATAATGGCGGAAGTTCGACAGGTATAGTTATTGACTGTGGATATGAAGACACGAATGTCATACCTATAGTAGAAGGGCAAGGAATGATGCTTGACGCGAAAAGGATAAATTGGGGTGGTCACAGCTCTATAGATTACTTGAGCAACTTACtttatttgaaatatcCTTACTTCCCAACTAAATTATCCTACCTGCAATACGAAAAGATGTACAAAGACTATTGTTATGTTTCGCAAGATTATGAAACAGATATTGAAGGATATTTGACGCTAGGTAACCTTGAAAATAAGAATGTTGTTGTAGAGGCACCTTTTGTTGAAGTACAAGCTCCACAAAAGAGTGAAGAAGAGCTGAGAATTCAAGCtgagaagagaaaagaaagcGGTAAGAGATTACAGGAACAAGCACgtataaaaagaaaggaaagaTTAGTTCAGAAGCGGGAAGAATACGAATATTTCTCCAAAGTGAAGGAGCAACTAGAAGGCGAgccaaaaaagaaagtactAGCTGTGTTGCAAAGCGCGGGATTTGATGATGAGAgagatttcaaaaaatatctCTATAACGTTCAAAGATCGATAAAGAAAGCTGAAGCTCTTGAACTTTCTGAAGCGGTAGATGaggcagaagaagaagaaaatatggAAGGCAAATTTGATTTGGTAGATATCCCTGATGAACAATTAAATGAAGAGCAAAAGCAGGAGAAAAAAGTTCAGAAGCTTTTGAAAGCAAATTACGATGCCCGCCAAAAAGCTAAGGAAGAGAAGGAGAGAATATTAAAGGAGgttgaagaacaaaagaaaaaggatgAAGAATGGAGATCTACGGATTTCAATGGATGGTTAAAAGATAAGAGAAACAGATTACATGATCTAATgcaaaagagaaaagaaaagcttAAGCTTAAGGAGGATATGAAAGACCGTAAATCTCAAGTGGCACAGAATCGAATGAAGAATTTGGCAAATTTAGCAGAAGATAATGCCAGAGGCACGAAACGAACCAGGCAGCAAGCTACGATTGATAACGACCCTAATGACACATTTGGTGCCAATGATGAAGATTGGATGGTGTACAATGATATAACCCAAAATCCTGAAGCACTTGATGAAGCGATTGAGGACGAATATAAGGAGATAGTGGACTTAGAAGGTATACTTCTAGAATATGATCCTAATTTTACCGAGGAAGATACATTAGATGCTCAGTATGACTGGAGAAATTCAGTATTCCATTTGTTTTTGCGTGGTCCCAGACCTCATGATAGTGAAAATATTCATGAGCAGCATCAAATGCATATCAACGTGGAGCGCATCAGAGTACCTGAAGTAATGTTTCAGCCAATACTTGGTGGACAAGATCAAGCAGGTATAACAGAGATCTGTGAGACGATAATTACGAAAAAGTTTGGGTCAACTCCGAGAAATTTGAGTCAGCAAAGTTTAGATATGGCCAAAAACGTGTGGTTAGTCGGTGGGAATGCTCAAGTTCCTGGGCTTAAAAGTAGGGTGGTAAAAGAGTTCACTGAGTTCCTTCCTTCGgatacaaaaataaatgtcAATATATCAGAAGCCCCTACTCTGGACGTGTGGAATGGTATGTATAGACTGGCGAatacagaagaagattatCAACGTACAATTGTAACTTCTGAGGAGTATGATGAATGTGGCGTCGACTATCTGAAAGAGCACAAGCTAAGTAATGTACCTTATTTCGAGTAA
- the RPL16B gene encoding 60S ribosomal protein uL13 (CAGL0J10164g~Putative ribosomal protein), translating into MSTFEKVVVIDAKGHLVGRLASIVAKQLLNGQKIVVVRAEALNISGEFFRNKLKYHDFLRKATAFNKTRGPFHFRAPSRIFYKAVRGMISHKTARGKAALERLKVFEGVPPPYDKKKRVVVPEALRVLRLKPGRKYTTLAKLSTSVGWKYEDVVAKLEEKRKVRSAEYYAKKRAFNKKVTAATASAAETDAAKKLATLGY; encoded by the exons ATGTCTACTTTCGAAAAAGTCGTTGTTATTGACG CTAAGGGTCACTTAGTCGGTCGTTTGGCTTCCATTGTTGCTAAGCAACTATTGAACGGTCAAAAGATCGTTGTCGTCAGAGCCGAAGCCCTAAACATCTCTGGTGAATTCTTCAGAAACAAGTTGAAGTACCACGACTTCTTGAGAAAGGCTACTGCTTTCAACAAGACCCGTGGTCCATTCCACTTCAGAGCCCCATCTAGAATCTTCTACAAGGCTGTCCGTGGTATGATCTCTCACAAGACTGCCCGTGGTAAGGCTGCTTTGGAAAGATTAAAGGTTTTCGAAGGTGTTCCACCACCATAcgacaagaagaagagagtTGTTGTCCCAGAAGCTTTGAGAGTCTTGAGATTGAAGCCAGGTAGAAAGTACACCACTCTAGCTAAGTTGTCTACTTCCGTCGGTTGGAAGTACGAAGACGTCGTTGCTAAGTtggaagaaaagagaaaggTCAGATCCGCTGAATACTACGCTAAGAAGAGAGCCTTCAACAAGAAGGTTACCGCTGCCACCGCCTCTGCTGCTGAAACTGATGCTGCTAAGAAGTTGGCTACTCTAGGTTACTAA
- the OCA2 gene encoding Oca2p (CAGL0J10098g~Ortholog(s) have cytoplasm localization), with protein sequence MSGGRAKYIPPLNFAPIVSTDVSLYRSGYPMPLNYSFIRGQLHLKTIIYVGDKSEPMPEYAEFLERERINYHHIHMDSCRDPDIDAQMDRVLQLVLRADNYPILIHSNKGKHRVGVVVGIIRKLLQGWSIAGIYQEYGLFSGGLKDEADLEYITMFETDILMDPRTVPRFALRRHHPTVIQQETTP encoded by the coding sequence ATGTCTGGTGGGCGAGCCAAGTATATACCGCCTCTGAACTTTGCGCCGATAGTGAGCACGGACGTGTCTCTGTACCGTTCGGGGTACCCGATGCCCTTGAACTACTCGTTCATCCGGGGCCAGCTGCACTTGAAGACGATCATATATGTCGGGGACAAGAGCGAGCCGATGCCCGAGTATGCCGAGTTCCTGGAGCGGGAGCGGATCAACTACCACCACATACACATGGACTCGTGCCGGGACCCCGACATCGATGCGCAGATGGACCGGGTGTTGCAACTGGTGCTGCGCGCCGACAACTACCCGATCCTGATACACTCGAACAAGGGCAAGCACCGCGTGGGTGTCGTGGTGGGCATAATACGCAAGCTGCTGCAAGGCTGGTCCATCGCCGGCATATACCAGGAGTACGGCCTCTTCTCCGGCGGACTTAAGGACGAGGCAGACCTGGAGTACATAACCATGTTTGAAACAGACATCCTGATGGACCCGCGCACAGTGCCCCGCTTCGCACTCCGAAGACACCACCCGACAGTGATCCAGCAGGAGACCACACCATAG
- the FKH2 gene encoding forkhead family transcription factor FKH2 (CAGL0J10120g~Ortholog(s) have DNA replication origin binding, RNA polymerase II transcription factor binding, chromatin binding, transcription factor activity, RNA polymerase II transcription factor binding activity), translating to MEARSQHQQGLTNAVISALAVPEQSTTVSKQYSNERNVATEVQAYAKISGRDWTYYVKNLEVSIGRNTDPSSKDGERDSGIDIDLGPAKVVSRRHATIKFNMEYGGWELKILGRNGGKVNFHRVEAGANAPSIKLSSGTILDIGGTQMIFILPDQEPFIPQECLENLMPTLVSIYGVDGSNIANDNPLLREVIRESNYVKTHRELSRQPPGINQQVRTFKMYGSGSSFHLGDSTPNFYGTAATPIPGMATSGIAANNKQPNSSYQNVNNAGPNGAGIGQNMNTISDFPQSLDFASDLSRDENRNIKPPYSYATMITQAILSTGEGVISLADIYKYISSNYSYYRYAKTGWQNSIRHNLSLNKAFEKVPRRPNEPGKGMKWRISKDYQEEFLQKWNSGNGNKIRRGSSVSRQLQLHMSKFNRLPTQNDYSNDVASEDKKVTKKHSKKSSTSSGGTMSTVNSGQNSLSSIESHPDVNFDKYGIMGSSRNSMQLLPPTLPEQPTNTMQPPIRETLEPITSYSVARKNPTNNALVSFTNASSSYLKPTTSSNSAPSLPSISTKGIQNLPLPTTAGSASNLLQQNPHLSPSYDSLLRSPTKSFHVTAMEAYTPERGSAQTNFSPSNSRGENNPTGVGLPSVSLPNGHTFSDDMRKTELMPSIQDPNPGGLRSTNMSDRLTPANFGSAKSSQYRNSPGGWNSLLFSSVNNTPKFSLDSDTKNGNQTPKDLNGSASVKSSISEGRPDVGNPSATTSNGNDLTVSVPDLDSKDINSSPLKRHLENRRDTEGNIPEDPSRKTDRNMLLDTDSAKITIVK from the coding sequence ATGGAGGCCAGAAGCCAGCACCAGCAAGGGCTGACGAATGCAGTGATATCTGCGCTCGCTGTGCCTGAGCAGAGTACAACTGTTTCGAAGCAATATTCCAACGAGCGCAATGTTGCGACTGAGGTGCAGGCGTATGCCAAGATTTCAGGACGGGACTGGACTTATTATGTGAAGAACTTAGAGGTGTCGATCGGCAGGAACACTGATCCGAGCAGCAAAGATGGGGAGCGAGACTCCGGCATCGATATTGATTTGGGTCCCGCGAAAGTGGTGTCTAGAAGACATGCTACTATAAAGTTCAACATGGAATACGGTGGCTGGGAGCTGAAGATACTGGGACGGAACGGTGGTAAAGTCAATTTCCATAGAGTCGAGGCAGGCGCCAATGCCCCTAGTATAAAACTTTCATCGGGAACGATACTAGATATTGGCGGTACACAGATGATATTTATACTGCCTGATCAAGAGCCTTTTATACCACAGGAGTGTCTTGAAAACCTGATGCCCACTTTGGTGAGTATATACGGTGTCGATGGATCCAATATTGCCAATGATAACCCGCTACTGCGAGAAGTTATCCGTGAATCAAACTACGTGAAAACTCACAGAGAGCTATCCAGGCAACCACCTGGAATTAACCAGCAGGTCAGAACTTTTAAGATGTACGGCAGTGGATCGTCTTTTCATCTTGGTGATAGTACTCCAAACTTTTATGGAACTGCCGCAACACCAATACCTGGTATGGCTACTTCCGGTATCGCGGCCAATAACAAACAACCTAACAGTTCCTATCAAAATGTAAATAATGCTGGGCCTAATGGAGCAGGAATAGGCCAAAACATGAATACGATCAGCGATTTCCCACAATCACTAGATTTTGCATCCGACTTGTCAAGAGATGAGAACAGAAATATCAAACCACCATATTCTTATGCGACGATGATTACTCAAGCCATATTATCCACCGGAGAAGGTGTTATTTCACTTGCAGATATTTATAAGTACATCTCATCCAATTATTCCTATTATAGATACGCAAAAACTGGTTGGCAAAACTCTATCAGACACaatctttctttgaataaaGCCTTTGAAAAAGTACCAAGAAGGCCAAATGAACCAGGTAAAGGTATGAAATGGAGAATTAGTAAGGATTACCAAGAAGAGTTCCTACAAAAGTGGAATAGTGGCAATGGTAATAAAATAAGACGGGGCTCATCAGTTTCAAGACAACTACAGCTACATATGTCTAAATTTAATAGACTACCTACACAGAATGATTACAGCAATGATGTTGCTTCTGAGGACAAAAAAGTTACCAAAAAGCACTCAAAAAAGTCAAGTACTAGCAGTGGTGGCACTATGAGTACTGTCAATAGCGGACAGAATTCTCTAAGCTCTATTGAAAGTCATCCAGACGTCAACTTTGACAAATACGGTATAATGGGTAGCTCTAGGAATAGCATGCAGTTACTGCCCCCTACTCTACCGGAACAGCCAACAAATACAATGCAACCACCAATTAGGGAAACTCTCGAACCAATTACAAGCTACAGTGTTGCTAGGAAAAACCCAACAAATAATGCGCTTGTATCCTTTACTAATGCATCCTCGTCTTACTTGAAGCCAACTACATCAAGCAATTCCGCACCTAGTTTACCTAGCATTTCCACCAAAGGAATACAGAATCTACCATTACCAACTACTGCTGGATCAGCCTCTAATTTATTACAACAAAATCCTCACCTGTCACCATCATACGATTCACTGTTGAGGTCACCAACTAAGTCCTTTCATGTAACTGCAATGGAGGCGTACACTCCAGAGAGAGGTAGCGCACAAACCAATTTTTCTCCAAGTAATAGTCGTGGTGAGAATAATCCAACAGGAGTAGGCCTCCCCAGTGTATCACTTCCTAATGGCCACACTTTCAGCGATGATATGAGGAAAACAGAGTTGATGCCAAGCATCCAAGATCCGAACCCAGGAGGTTTGAGAAGTACAAACATGAGCGATAGGCTGACTCCCGCCAATTTTGGAAGTGCTAAATCCTCCCAATATAGAAACTCACCTGGCGGATGGAACTCATTGTTATTTAGTTCCGTGAATAACACACCGAAGTTCTCATTAGACTCAGATACCAAGAATGGCAACCAAACCCCAAAAGATCTAAATGGCTCTGCTAGCGTCAAATCTAGCATCAGCGAAGGTAGACCTGACGTAGGAAACCCAAGTGCTACAACATCGAATGGAAATGACTTGACTGTCAGTGTTCCGGACTTAGACTCCAAGGACATCAACTCTTCGCCATTAAAAAGACACTTAGAGAACAGAAGAGACACAGAAGGTAATATCCCAGAAGACCCATCGAGGAAAACCGACAGAAATATGCTGTTGGATACTGACAGCGCCAAGATTACAATCGTGAAATGA
- a CDS encoding uncharacterized protein (CAGL0J10076g~Ortholog(s) have endoplasmic reticulum, fungal-type vacuole localization): protein MLRRKRAFTDESLMLMERGLPRLVTTSTTPTPTTEPTTEPTTTKDETSQTSATDASTATTSTAATSTAATSSTSTDITATSLTITSSSLSTDVANIVPPSAENNPYIFRTSALSGTVFIAVGSIAGAILMLIFLWWSITKYLNYKRTKKDYLESMATQYPYGSRGGHAHHSSIFSTASSDVYSYGGDDEKLSLGHSRSQSVDKKTHEKVKKSKIGLFGGSTNDIFKTPTRNDSWESLSDAITNYGDGSVHRFNPIQDDIQYNNRRSLFISPTVEVMNLPRQEVPDIFATPKKQQTSIYNDYDTPLIPDLSKPEDVALSPQRSHRKTPSNDKYHRRNRSSANLSPSRSPTRTPIRTRNMARDHRKTPSMYLEDLLDDNY from the coding sequence ATGCTGAGAAGGAAAAGGGCGTTTACAGATGAGTCGCTGATGCTGATGGAGCGTGGGTTGCCCAGACTGGTCACCACTTCCACCACTCCGACGCCTACGACAGAGCCAACGACAGAGCCAACGACTACTAAGGATGAGACATCGCAGACCAGTGCAACTGATGCTTCCACTGCTACCACTTCCACTGCTGCCACTTCCACTGCTGCCACTTCCAGTACTTCCACTGACATCACAGCTACTTCATTGACTATAACCTCCAGCTCGTTGTCCACAGATGTGGCCAACATAGTGCCTCCATCTGCTGAAAATAACCCGTACATATTCAGGACTAGTGCGCTGTCTGGTACAGTGTTCATAGCCGTGGGGTCTATTGCGGGCGCCATCTTGATGCTGATATTCCTGTGGTGGTCGATTACCAAATACTTGAACTACAAGAGGACCAAGAAGGACTACCTCGAGAGCATGGCTACGCAGTACCCGTACGGGTCCCGCGGTGGCCATGCCCACCACAGCTCCATTTTTAGCACCGCTAGCAGCGATGTATATAGCTATGGTGGGGACGATGAGAAGCTGAGTCTGGGCCACTCAAGGTCGCAATCAGTGGACAAGAAAACCCATGAGAAGGTGAAGAAATCGAAAATTGGTTTGTTTGGTGGCAGCACCAACGACATCTTCAAAACGCCTACTAGAAACGACTCATGGGAATCGCTGTCTGATGCGATTACCAATTATGGAGACGGAAGTGTCCACAGATTCAACCCAATCCAAGACGACATCCAGTACAATAATAGAAGATCATTATTTATCTCACCAACTGTTGAAGTCATGAACTTGCCAAGACAAGAAGTACCCGACATATTTGCCACTCCAAAGAAACAGCAGACATCAATATATAACGACTATGATACACCATTGATCCCAGACCTCAGTAAGCCAGAGGACGTGGCATTGTCACCGCAGAGAAGTCACAGAAAGACGCCATCAAACGATAAATACCACAGAAGGAATAGGTCATCAGCAAACTTATCCCCCTCTAGGTCACCAACTAGAACACCCATCAGAACAAGAAACATGGCAAGAGACCATAGAAAGACTCCATCCATGTACTTAGAGGACCTACTAGATGATAACTACTAA